Proteins found in one Plectropomus leopardus isolate mb chromosome 9, YSFRI_Pleo_2.0, whole genome shotgun sequence genomic segment:
- the rnf44 gene encoding RING finger protein 44 isoform X1: MRPWEIAVNRLPPTAPLNPRRFLGEPCNAPVHLRRSPPVRRQWGRRDRPVLHTSLVQDENFHHLLFSQHHQPVPLDESRQYSHTSTPPRMLHPAAHLPQQSPIMVDLHDQMHQGSVPISYTVTTVTTHGFPIHTGQPLPGCNTQQLPACSVMFSGQLSLLCCLPPPLIQACTMQHMPVSYQAFPPLISSEHFVLHPTPSVPPHQPPHLTPLSQFVPLQPQHPRMPLQRVDNEVDLRGDQHPIGTFSYPPSHHPPALPPSLPLQYLPQEPLHQELPFGVPYPHMLPRRVSGQRYRLQQPLPPPPPPPSYYPGFLPYFLSMLPVPPTAVGPAISLDLDVDDVEMENYEALLNLAERLGEAKPRGLTKADIEQLPSYRFNSENHLSEQTLCVVCFSDFECRQLLRVLPCNHEFHAKCVDKWLKTNRTCPICRADASDVHREVE; the protein is encoded by the exons ATGCGACCATGGGAAATAGCAGTAAATAGGCTGCCACCAACAGCCCCCTTAAACCCGAGGAGGTTCCTTGGAGAACCCTGCAACGCCCCAGTGCATCTCAGGAGAAG CCCACCAGTGAGACGCCAGTGGGGGAGACGAGACAGACCTGTACTGCACACTTCTCTGGTTCAGGATGAGAACTTCCATCATCTGCTTTTCTCGCAACATCACCAACCTGTTCCTTTAGATGAGTCCAGACAATACAGCCACACCAGCACACCACCACGCATGCTTCACCCTGCTGCTCACCTGCCCCAGCAGAGCCCCATCATGGTGGATCTACATGACCAG ATGCACCAGGGATCCGTTCCAATATCATACACTGTTACGACGGTGACGACCCATGGATTTCCCATCCACACCGGGCAGCCCCTTCCAGGGtgcaacactcagcagctcccAGCATGCTCGGTAATGTTCAGCGGAcagctctctctgctctgctgccttCCTCCTCCT cTCATACAGGCATGTACCATGCAGCATATGCCAGTGTCTTATCAAGCCTTTCCACCGCTGATCTCCAGCGAACATTTTGTATTGCACCCAACCCCATCTGTACCCCCCCACCAGCCGCCGCACCTTACTCCTTTGAGCCAGTTTGTCCCTTTACAGCCTCAGCACCCGCGCATG CCTCTACAGAGGGTAGACAATGAAGTTGACCTAAGAGGGGACCAGCACCCAATTGGGACCTTCTCCTACCCTCCGTCTCATCACCCACCAGCGCTGCCTCCTTCTCTGCCCCTACAGTATCTTCCTCAAGAGCCTCTGCATCAGGAGCTTCCCTTTGGAGTG CCATACCCCCACATGTTGCCCCGGCGAGTGAGTGGACAGAGGTACCGGTTGCAGCaacctctcccccctcctcctcctcctccttcttacTACCCAGGCTTCCTCCCTTACTTCCT gTCAATGCTTCCTGTGCCTCCAACAGCAGTGGGCCCAGCCATCAGCCTAGACCTGGATGTGGATGATGTGGAGATGGAGAACTATGAG GCACTACTGAATCTGGCGGAAAGGTTGGGTGAAGCGAAACCACGTGGACTCACTAAAGCAGATATAGAGCAACTTCCGTCCTACAGATTCAACTCAGAGAATCATTTATCTGAACAAACGCT gTGTGTTGTGTGCTTTAGTGACTTTGAGTGTAGGCAGCTACTTCGGGTATTACCTTGTAACCATGAATTCCATGCGAAGTGTGTGGATAAATGGTTAAAG ACCAATCGCACTTGTCCTATCTGCCGAGCCGATGCCTCGGACGTACACCGGGAGGTGGAGTGA
- the rnf44 gene encoding RING finger protein 44 isoform X2, with translation MRPWEIAVNRLPPTAPLNPRRFLGEPCNAPVHLRRSPPVRRQWGRRDRPVLHTSLVQDENFHHLLFSQHHQPVPLDESRQYSHTSTPPRMLHPAAHLPQQSPIMVDLHDQMHQGSVPISYTVTTVTTHGFPIHTGQPLPGCNTQQLPACSLIQACTMQHMPVSYQAFPPLISSEHFVLHPTPSVPPHQPPHLTPLSQFVPLQPQHPRMPLQRVDNEVDLRGDQHPIGTFSYPPSHHPPALPPSLPLQYLPQEPLHQELPFGVPYPHMLPRRVSGQRYRLQQPLPPPPPPPSYYPGFLPYFLSMLPVPPTAVGPAISLDLDVDDVEMENYEALLNLAERLGEAKPRGLTKADIEQLPSYRFNSENHLSEQTLCVVCFSDFECRQLLRVLPCNHEFHAKCVDKWLKTNRTCPICRADASDVHREVE, from the exons ATGCGACCATGGGAAATAGCAGTAAATAGGCTGCCACCAACAGCCCCCTTAAACCCGAGGAGGTTCCTTGGAGAACCCTGCAACGCCCCAGTGCATCTCAGGAGAAG CCCACCAGTGAGACGCCAGTGGGGGAGACGAGACAGACCTGTACTGCACACTTCTCTGGTTCAGGATGAGAACTTCCATCATCTGCTTTTCTCGCAACATCACCAACCTGTTCCTTTAGATGAGTCCAGACAATACAGCCACACCAGCACACCACCACGCATGCTTCACCCTGCTGCTCACCTGCCCCAGCAGAGCCCCATCATGGTGGATCTACATGACCAG ATGCACCAGGGATCCGTTCCAATATCATACACTGTTACGACGGTGACGACCCATGGATTTCCCATCCACACCGGGCAGCCCCTTCCAGGGtgcaacactcagcagctcccAGCATGCTCG cTCATACAGGCATGTACCATGCAGCATATGCCAGTGTCTTATCAAGCCTTTCCACCGCTGATCTCCAGCGAACATTTTGTATTGCACCCAACCCCATCTGTACCCCCCCACCAGCCGCCGCACCTTACTCCTTTGAGCCAGTTTGTCCCTTTACAGCCTCAGCACCCGCGCATG CCTCTACAGAGGGTAGACAATGAAGTTGACCTAAGAGGGGACCAGCACCCAATTGGGACCTTCTCCTACCCTCCGTCTCATCACCCACCAGCGCTGCCTCCTTCTCTGCCCCTACAGTATCTTCCTCAAGAGCCTCTGCATCAGGAGCTTCCCTTTGGAGTG CCATACCCCCACATGTTGCCCCGGCGAGTGAGTGGACAGAGGTACCGGTTGCAGCaacctctcccccctcctcctcctcctccttcttacTACCCAGGCTTCCTCCCTTACTTCCT gTCAATGCTTCCTGTGCCTCCAACAGCAGTGGGCCCAGCCATCAGCCTAGACCTGGATGTGGATGATGTGGAGATGGAGAACTATGAG GCACTACTGAATCTGGCGGAAAGGTTGGGTGAAGCGAAACCACGTGGACTCACTAAAGCAGATATAGAGCAACTTCCGTCCTACAGATTCAACTCAGAGAATCATTTATCTGAACAAACGCT gTGTGTTGTGTGCTTTAGTGACTTTGAGTGTAGGCAGCTACTTCGGGTATTACCTTGTAACCATGAATTCCATGCGAAGTGTGTGGATAAATGGTTAAAG ACCAATCGCACTTGTCCTATCTGCCGAGCCGATGCCTCGGACGTACACCGGGAGGTGGAGTGA